Proteins co-encoded in one Corylus avellana chromosome ca9, CavTom2PMs-1.0 genomic window:
- the LOC132161665 gene encoding uncharacterized protein LOC132161665 has protein sequence MVVKMMKWRPWPPLVSKKYEVRLVVRRLEGGDLVREGVEKAGLVVEIKWKGPKLALSSLRRTAVKRNFTKEVEVGAEAEAEAYQNGVVVEWDEAFQTLCTLSAYKDNVFHPWEVAFTVFNGLNRSQGPKNKVPVVGTASLNLAEYASAADQKEFELNIPLTLSGNATEPSPSLCISLSLLELRTTQETMEPVQRSAVPVPSPPQSGEIVSTEKDKDELSAIKAGLRKVKIFTEYVSSRRAKKACREEDSSEGRCSARSEDGEYNYPFDSDSLDDFEDGEVDEGKEDSIVRKSFSYGSLASANCAGGSFYSSMRINSEDEDWVYFSNRKSDVGCSKIEESTASVAEPPLLQSSKRSILPWRKRKLSFRSPKAKGEPLLKKAYGEEGGDDIDFDRRQLSSDESLCLGWHKTEEDSSANRSSVSEFGDDNFAVGSWEQKEVTSRDGHMKLETQVFFASIDQRSERAAGESACTALVAVIADWFQNNHDLMPIKSQFDSLIREGSLEWRHLCENETYKERFPDKHFDLETVLQAKIRPLSVVPGKSIIGFFHPEGMDEGRFDFLHGAMSFDNIWDEISRAGSECPSSREPQVYIVSWNDHFFILKVEPEAYYIIDTLGERLYEGCDQAYILKFDSNTVIYKMPDAAESSEEKTAGDQQIVTTAAEHKNRQGQPANTKEEGYVAKPEEPIKSEEEEEFVCRGKESCKEYIKSFLAAIPIRELQVDIKKGLMTSTPLHHRLQIEFNYTHCLQQPQCETTAAATQNMEDPFSEVACLEDFV, from the exons ATGGTGGTGAAGATGATGAAGTGGCGGCCGTGGCCGCCTCTGGTGTCGAAGAAGTACGAGGTGAGGCTGGTCGTGAGGAGGCTGGAGGGGGGCGATCTGGTGCGGGAGGGCGTAGAGAAGGCGGGATTGGTGGTGGAGATCAAGTGGAAGGGCCCGAAGCTGGCGCTGAGCTCGCTGAGGAGGACGGCCGTGaagagaaacttcacaaaggaGGTGGAGGTGGGGGCCGAGGCCGAGGCCGAGGCCTACCAAAACGGCGTTGTCGTGGAGTGGGACGAGGCGTTTCAGACCCTCTGTACTCTCTCCGCCTACAAGGACAATGTGTTTCATCCCTGGGAGGTCGCTTTCACTGTCTTCAAT GGATTGAATCGAAGTCAAGGGCCAAAGAACAAGGTTCCTGTTGTTGGAACAGCTTCATTGAACCTTGCTGAATATGCTTCTGCAGCTGATCAAAAAGAGTTTGAATTAAACATTCCTCTCACACTCTCTGGCAATGCTACTGAGCCTTCTCCTTCACTCTGT ATATCACTGAGCTTATTGGAACTGAGAACGACTCAAGAAACCATGGAACCAGTGCAGAGATCAGCAGTTCCTGTTCCATCGCCACCCCAATCGGGAGAAATTGTCTCAACAGAAAAGGATAAGGATGAGCTTTCTGCAATTAAAGCTGGTCtcagaaaagtaaaaatatttacaGAGTATGTGTCCTCCAGGAGAGCAAAAAAGGCGTGCCGTGAGGAAGATAGCAGTGAGGGCAGGTGCTCTGCCAGGAGTGAGGACGGTGAGTATAATTATCCCTTTGACTCGGACTCGCTTGATGATTTTGAGGATGGAGAAGTAGATGAGGGCAAGGAGGATTCCATTGTCAGGAAGTCTTTTAGTTATGGCTCACTGGCATCTGCTAATTGTGCTGGAGGATCATTTTATTCAAGTATGAGGATCAATAGTGAAGATGAGGATTGGGTTTACTTTAGCAATCGGAAATCTGATGTTGGGTGCTCAAAAATTGAGGAGTCAACTGCATCAGTGGCTGAGCCACCTCTATTGCAAAGTTCAAAGCGCAGCATTCTACCTTGGAGGAAGAGGAAGCTGAGCTTTAGGTCTCCTAAAGCCAAAGGAGAGCCATTGCTGAAGAAGGCCTATGGAGAAGAAGGTGGAGACGACATTGATTTTGATCGTAGACAGCTTAGCTCTGATGAATCTCTTTGTCTTGGG TGGCACAAGACAGAGGAGGATTCATCTGCAAATCGATCCTCAGTTTCTGAGTTTGGGGATGACAACTTTGCCGTAGGCAGTTGGGAGCAGAAAGAAGTAACAAGTCGTGATGGACACATGAAGCTTGAGACCCAGGTTTTCTTTGCTTCCATTGATCAGCGGAGCGAGCGGGCAGCAGGCGAGAGTGCATGTACAGCCCTTGTTGCTGTCATTGCCGATTGGTTTCAAAACAACCATGATCTCATGCCCATAAAGTCCCAATTTGATAGCCTTATCAGAGAAGGCTCATTAGAGTGGAGGCACCTTTGTGAGAACGAAACCTATAAGGAGCGGTTCCCCGACAAGCACTTTGATCTTGAAACAGTCCTTCAAGCCAAGATACGCCCTCTTTCTGTAGTTCCTGGGAAGTCCATTATTGGGTTTTTCCATCCAGAGGGGATGGACGAGGGAAGATTTGACTTCCTGCATGGTGCAATGTCCTTTGACAACATTTGGGATGAGATAAGCCGTGCTGGTTCAGAATGTCCAAGCAGCCGTGAACCTCAGGTTTATATTGTCAGTTGGAATGACCATTTTTTCATCCTCAAGGTTGAGCCAGAAGCTTATTACATCATTGACACGTTGGGGGAGAGGCTATACGAAGGATGCGATCAGGCCTATATCTTGAAATTTGACAGCAATACGGTAATTTACAAAATGCCAGATGCTGCAGAATCATCAGAAGAAAAAACAGCCGGCGACCAGCAGATTGTAACAACAGCAGCAGAACACAAGAACAGGCAGGGCCAGCCAGCTAACACAAAGGAAGAGGGTTATGTAGCCAAGCCTGAGGAACCCATAAAGagtgaagaggaagaggagtttGTATGCAGAGGGAAGGAATCCTGCAAAGAGTACATAAAGAGCTTCTTGGCTGCAATTCCAATAAGGGAATTGCAGGTTGATATAAAGAAAGGTCTAATGACCTCAACACCTCTTCATCACCGGTTGCAGATTGAATTCAACTACACCCATTGCTTACAACAACCACAATGTGAAACGACTGCAGCTGCAACACAAAATATGGAAGACCCATTCTCAGAGGTTGCCTGCTTAGAGGACTTCGTGTAA
- the LOC132161858 gene encoding uncharacterized protein At5g39865-like: MKGMRGKFLRKLKFIPSLSTFKQGLVLQPDPQEKLYKEQDQKGSSGSPRDEEMELEYFCVGKKDNFKSPMKSKEVIMMMEDCSTHEANGSEECTSLLDFEEKCPPGGSESIIFYTTSLRGIRKTFEDCNTIRFLLESFKVLFYERDVSMHLEYREELWRILGGKVIPPRLFIKGRCIGGADEVAGLHEQGKLRKLLEGIPLDLSTSCRGCANARFVVCLNCSGSRKIVADGENNNNSEILYIRCPECNENGLVQCPICC; this comes from the coding sequence ATGAAAGGAATGAGGGGAAAATTCTTGAGGAAATTGAAATTCATCCCATCTTTGAGCACCTTCAAACAAGGTCTAGTCCTTCAGCCAGACCCCCAAGAAAAGCTTTACAAAGAACAAGATCAGAAGGGCAGCTCTGGCTCTCCTAGAGATGAAGAGATGGAATTGGAGTACTTTTGTGTTGGGAAAAAGGATAACTTTAAATCCCCCATGAAGTCCAAAGAAGTGATCATGATGATGGAAGATTGCAGTACACATGAAGCAAATGGCAGTGAAGAATGCACATCTCTGCTagattttgaagagaaatgtCCACCAGGAGGAAGCGAGTCGATCATTTTCTACACAACAAGCTTGAGGGGCATCAGGAAAACATTTGAAGACTGCAACACAATCCGGTTCTTGTTGGAAAGCTTCAAAGTGTTGTTCTATGAGAGGGATGTTTCAATGCATTTGGAATACAGGGAAGAGCTGTGGAGAATCTTGGGTGGAAAAGTCATCCCTCCAAGGCTTTTCATAAAGGGGAGGTGCATTGGAGGAGCTGATGAAGTGGCTGGATTGCATGAGCAAGGCAAGCTTAGGAAGCTTTTGGAAGGCATCCCACTTGACCTCTCCACTTCATGCAGAGGGTGTGCCAATGCCAGGTTTGTGGTTTGCCTTAATTGCAGTGGCAGCAGGAAGATTGTTGCAGATGGggagaacaacaacaacagtgAAATATTGTACATCAGATGCCCTGAATGCAATGAAAATGGGTTGGTCCAATGCCCAATTTGCTGCTGA
- the LOC132162613 gene encoding uncharacterized protein LOC132162613, whose protein sequence is MEAVHFKFLAPLLLALCLVVPLALATDVKYCDKNADYDVKVSKVEIIPDPVVRGKPATFSISACSGKDEDISGGKMVIEVSYFGWHIHSETHDLCGETSCPISTGDFVVSHSQDLPGFTPPGSYSLKMKMFDAAKKELTCIGFDFDIGFASSLADS, encoded by the exons ATGGAAGCCGTTCACTTCAAGTTTCTCGCGCCCCTCCTCCTTGCGCTTTGTCTGGTTGTGCCTTTGGCCCTCGCAACCGACGTCAAATACTGCg ATAAGAATGCTGACTATGACGTTAAGGTCAGCAAGGTTGAGATAATCCCGGATCCTGTAGTGAGAGGCAAGCCGGCTACCTTCAGCATCTCTGCCTGTTCAG GGAAAGATGAAGATATCTCTGGAGGAAAAATGGTGATTGAGGTTTCATATTTTGGATGGCACATCCACAGTGAGACTCATGACCTTTGCGGAGAGACATCTTGCCCTATTTCGACTGGAGATTTTGTGGTTTCTCACTCACAAGATTTACCTGGATTCACTCCACCG GGCTCATACTCTCTTAAAATGAAGATGTTTGATGCAGCCAAAAAGGAGTTGACATGCATTGGTTTCGATTTTGACATCGGCTTTGCATCGTCTTTGGCCGATAGCTAA